Genomic window (Gammaproteobacteria bacterium):
CGTGGGGTTGGCTGCCTGGCAACCGGGATGCTGATCGACCACGGTCTCCACGTCGGCCGGTGCAACAGCCGCGGTGATGCCATCCGCAGGCTCTCCGCCCAGCGATAGCGCATACGCCGTGCGCTGCCGATCCGGGCGGGGATCGAGCATGCCAAGGAGGAACGCGGTCGTCAGCCAGGGCTCGGCCCGCGTGCCCGCGTAAGCGTGATGACTGGACCACTCGTACGCCGCCACGTGGTCCACGATGCCGGCCCGCACGGGATTCAGATGGATGTAGTGAAGCAGCGCGAGCAGCTGGGCATCGGCGGCGACCATCACCGCGTGAAAGCGGTTCTCGAACAGGTGCCCTGTCGTCTGCAGCCCGGCCTGGACGGTGCGGGCGTAGCGGCTCGCCACGCGATGGATCAGGACGCCCAGCGGCACATCGCCCACCTGCACGAGCAGGTGAACGTGATTCGTCATCCAGCAGTAGGCGTGGACTCGCGCCCCGCAGTCCGCGATGCCCGCCGCGAGAAGGCGGCCCAGCAGCTCGCGATCACTGGCCTGGAAGAACACCGGTTGCCGGTGATTGCCCCGCAGGGTGACGTGATGAAAAGCGCCAGGAACGTGGATTCGAAGCGGGCGGGCCATGGTTGAGGATGCATGTTCCGGTCCCCGGCACCGCTGTGCGAGCCCGCGATCTGCGCGGAAGGCCCTGAAAGTCCCTCCGCGTCCGGACCGGCGCGCCCCTCAAATCCCCGAAAAGCCCGACCTGGCACCGATGTCACCGATGTCAAACCCCCGAAAAGCCCGACCTGGCACCAAATTGGGACAGGCGGGCCTGGAGGGTGGGGATGTCCAGGGAGTGCGGGTGGCCGGGGCGGCGGCGTGCGGACCACACGGCGTCGGGGAAATGCGCGTCGTCGGTGAAGCGCGGGATGACGTGCCAGTGCAGGTGGGGAACCTGGTTGCCAAGCGAGGCGAGGTTGATCTTGTGCGGCGACAGCAGGTCCCGCAGCGCGGCCTCGACGGCCAGCACCACGGCGAGCAGGTGGGCGCGGTCGGCAGCCGCGAGGTCGCTCATCTCGCGGACATGGGCCTGCCAGACCACGCGGCAGAAGCCGGGGTAATCGGCATCGCCGGCGAGCACGACGCGGCAGCGCGCGTCGCGCCAGAGCGCGGGCTCCTCCGCCGCCAGACACAGCGGGCAACCGGCCTCCCCGGCCACGGGCTGCACGGATTCAGCCCAGGCGCGGGACGACGTGCTCGCCGATCAGGCGGATGGCATCCGCCGGGTCATCGTGCAGCCGGAAGCAGATCTCGTTCACGCCGGCATCGCGGAACGCGGTGAGTTCCGCCAGGCGCGGCCCGATCTCCGCCGGCGTGCCGGTGAAGGTGAAGTTGGCGAGGCAGGTGTCGATGATCTGCGCGGGAATGCCCTCGATGACACCGCTGCGGTTGCGGTAGGCCTTGAACAGTGCATCCTTGCGCTTCTCGACGATGGCGATCTCCTCCGGAGACAGGAAGGTCTCCAGGTACCAGCGGTCCATCAGGCCGCGCAACAGCAGCTCGCGGCGCGCCTCGCGCAGCGCCACCTCGCGGTCCGGCTTCACGTGCCAGGCCCAGATGTTGCTGATGCGGTAACCCGCTTCCACCTTGCCCTTGTCCGCCAGCGCGCCGCGCGTGCGCTGCACGGTTTCGACGATGCGGCTGCGGGTCATGTCGCTGTACATGACGCCATCGGCGGCCGGCACGGTCGCATGAAGCATCTGCGGCTGGTTGGCGCCGGCGTAGACCAGCGGCGGCGTGCCGCTGCCGAAAGGCGGCTTGTAGCCGTACACCTTGAACATCTCGCCCTGGTAGGTCAGCGGCTTGCCCGAGACGCCGCCGTGCACCAGCTCGATCGCCTCGCGCACGCAGCGCACGCGCTTGGTGATGGTCAGCCCGAGGCGCG
Coding sequences:
- a CDS encoding transposase, which codes for MARPLRIHVPGAFHHVTLRGNHRQPVFFQASDRELLGRLLAAGIADCGARVHAYCWMTNHVHLLVQVGDVPLGVLIHRVASRYARTVQAGLQTTGHLFENRFHAVMVAADAQLLALLHYIHLNPVRAGIVDHVAAYEWSSHHAYAGTRAEPWLTTAFLLGMLDPRPDRQRTAYALSLGGEPADGITAAVAPADVETVVDQHPGCQAANPTVPCRQTLSDLLDQATECFGVTRESMLSPLRTRAVTSARQWIVRTALDRGIASVSEAARFLGRHESSLRKALARRSPRHDQ
- a CDS encoding HIT family protein, with translation MAGEAGCPLCLAAEEPALWRDARCRVVLAGDADYPGFCRVVWQAHVREMSDLAAADRAHLLAVVLAVEAALRDLLSPHKINLASLGNQVPHLHWHVIPRFTDDAHFPDAVWSARRRPGHPHSLDIPTLQARLSQFGARSGFSGV
- a CDS encoding LLM class flavin-dependent oxidoreductase, with protein sequence MRVDVLLEPDQTPEQLVELARLCESHGIGRMWLQNYVSWRDPFMSLVPAALATQQVGLGVCVISPWEMHPVKMASALLTLQEYSRGRAALVIGGGGEWPARLGLTITKRVRCVREAIELVHGGVSGKPLTYQGEMFKVYGYKPPFGSGTPPLVYAGANQPQMLHATVPAADGVMYSDMTRSRIVETVQRTRGALADKGKVEAGYRISNIWAWHVKPDREVALREARRELLLRGLMDRWYLETFLSPEEIAIVEKRKDALFKAYRNRSGVIEGIPAQIIDTCLANFTFTGTPAEIGPRLAELTAFRDAGVNEICFRLHDDPADAIRLIGEHVVPRLG